The following are encoded in a window of Salinibacter ruber DSM 13855 genomic DNA:
- the fliF gene encoding flagellar basal-body MS-ring/collar protein FliF, producing the protein METFLARIQQFLGRLSTGQQVGLGLLAVGTIALLVGTAYWSSQPDYALLFGDLEPEAANRVVSRLKEEGTPYELRNQGSAVYVPRASMHELRLQFSSDGTIDDGQTGYELFDQGTLGMTDFMQKLNSKRALEGELAQTVSSIGQVEGARVHLVEPEDDPFEAQQVEASASVVLSLTGGSLSQAQVQGVTQLVAGAVEKLSPSQVKVIDQDGNMLSDPNAADENVQMTSTQIDMQRSVEEQLMKQGQSMLREVVGPDNAVVRVSTELDFDRTVTEKNLVDPESATVVSEERMREEGGGDEAGNSNSVVRNFEVSRTTKRSEKSVGDVSRLTVSVVVDQERTTGPDGEPTYEPRSQEEIAKIESLVKNAVGFDEERGDRFTIQQTRLDTDAGPAGPVAGDGGGETPMRLYLRYGLILVAIGAAVWVARSLVQALTATPEEQPTPLQADESRQVEGRTADGAVEEGDGPAALQETEEEEESLVKDDMYTNKLSDEAKARLEARSEMFEEIQDQVEENPEQTADLIRSWLVEDQTM; encoded by the coding sequence ATGGAGACGTTTCTCGCCCGCATTCAGCAATTTCTGGGGCGCCTCTCGACCGGGCAGCAGGTGGGGCTCGGGCTGTTGGCGGTCGGGACGATTGCCCTCCTCGTCGGCACGGCCTACTGGTCGAGCCAGCCCGACTACGCGCTTCTCTTTGGCGACCTGGAGCCCGAGGCGGCCAACCGGGTGGTCAGCCGGCTGAAGGAGGAGGGGACGCCCTACGAGCTCCGCAACCAGGGCTCGGCGGTGTACGTCCCGCGCGCCTCCATGCACGAGCTGCGCCTCCAGTTCAGCTCGGACGGCACCATCGACGACGGGCAGACCGGGTACGAGCTGTTCGACCAGGGGACGCTCGGGATGACGGACTTTATGCAGAAGCTCAACAGCAAGCGCGCGCTGGAGGGGGAGCTGGCCCAGACGGTCTCAAGCATCGGGCAGGTCGAGGGCGCCCGGGTGCACCTCGTAGAGCCGGAGGACGATCCGTTTGAGGCCCAGCAGGTGGAGGCGAGCGCCTCGGTCGTCCTCAGCCTCACGGGCGGGTCGTTGTCGCAGGCGCAGGTGCAGGGGGTCACCCAGCTGGTGGCGGGCGCGGTGGAGAAGCTGAGCCCCTCCCAGGTGAAGGTGATCGACCAGGACGGAAACATGCTGTCCGACCCCAACGCCGCGGACGAGAACGTGCAGATGACCTCCACGCAGATCGACATGCAGCGGTCGGTGGAGGAGCAGCTCATGAAGCAGGGGCAGTCGATGCTCCGGGAGGTGGTGGGGCCGGACAATGCCGTCGTCCGGGTCTCCACGGAGCTCGACTTCGACCGCACGGTGACGGAGAAGAACCTCGTCGACCCCGAGAGCGCCACCGTCGTTAGCGAGGAGCGGATGCGGGAGGAGGGCGGCGGGGACGAGGCGGGCAACTCGAACTCGGTCGTCCGCAACTTTGAGGTGAGCCGCACCACGAAGCGGTCGGAGAAGAGCGTGGGGGATGTGAGCCGGCTGACGGTGTCGGTGGTCGTCGATCAGGAACGGACGACGGGGCCGGACGGGGAGCCCACGTACGAGCCGCGCAGCCAGGAGGAGATCGCCAAGATCGAGTCGCTCGTCAAGAACGCCGTTGGGTTCGACGAGGAGCGGGGGGACCGGTTCACGATTCAGCAGACCCGCCTCGACACCGACGCCGGGCCGGCCGGGCCGGTTGCCGGGGACGGCGGCGGTGAGACCCCGATGCGGCTATACCTGCGGTACGGGCTCATCCTCGTGGCGATTGGGGCGGCCGTCTGGGTGGCCCGCTCGCTCGTGCAGGCCCTCACCGCGACCCCGGAGGAGCAGCCCACGCCGCTCCAGGCCGACGAATCGCGTCAGGTCGAGGGGCGGACGGCGGACGGGGCGGTCGAGGAGGGAGACGGCCCCGCCGCCCTCCAGGAGACCGAGGAGGAGGAAGAGAGCCTGGTCAAAGACGACATGTACACCAACAAGCTCTCCGACGAGGCCAAGGCGCGCCTGGAGGCCCGGAGTGAGATGTTTGAGGAGATTCAGGACCAGGTCGAAGAAAATCCCGAGCAGACCGCCGATCTGATCCGGTCCTGGCTCGTGGAGGATCAGACCATGTAG
- the fliE gene encoding flagellar hook-basal body complex protein FliE has translation MKAAQLQNFRQAAIQQTDEGGGDDLPNLDEATDGPSFSDTLENAVEGVDEAQDTANEKVSAFVAGEEKDLHEVMISMNQARLQFELMNEVRSKGLQAYQKLMQTQI, from the coding sequence ATGAAGGCTGCACAGCTCCAAAATTTCCGCCAGGCCGCCATCCAGCAGACGGATGAGGGGGGCGGCGACGATCTCCCCAACCTGGACGAGGCGACCGACGGCCCCAGCTTCAGCGACACGCTCGAGAACGCGGTCGAAGGGGTCGACGAGGCGCAGGACACGGCCAACGAGAAGGTCAGCGCCTTCGTGGCGGGGGAGGAGAAGGACCTGCACGAGGTGATGATCTCGATGAACCAGGCCCGGCTTCAGTTCGAGCTCATGAACGAGGTGCGCAGCAAAGGCCTTCAGGCCTACCAGAAGCTGATGCAGACGCAGATCTAG